A DNA window from Acinetobacter sp. 10FS3-1 contains the following coding sequences:
- the recJ gene encoding single-stranded-DNA-specific exonuclease RecJ, protein MSKPEIKQRPFLARPENFQGVPSFLANILARRGVASEQELELKLKHLLAPTMQGLPEAIQIIDRAIDTGRKIVIVGDYDADGATSTALMVLALRDMGADVHYLVPDRFKYGYGLTPAIADLAFAKFTPDLLITVDNGISSHAGVKQAQAHGMQVIITDHHLTTKPTPPAEAVVNPNQLGCNFPSKALAGVGVAFYVLANLSTQRKKSGKSSTVITHYLDLVALGTYADVANLDYNNRILIDAGLKRIQQQLCRPGISALLEISGRDAATLKAQDLGFVLGPRINAAGRMETMDIGIECLIASDFARAYPLAEQLNQLNLERRQVEGKIKQEALVELEKIQLDATELPAALIMFEEHWHQGVIGIVAGRLKEQFHRPSIVFAADDDGIHIKGSARSIEGIHIRDMIERVAEQYPHLVSHFGGHAAAAGLTIQKQHFVEFKQVFEQLIASQDESLFTAILWTDGELASADFHLQTVELLETISPWGQKFPPPVFDGVFKILDYRWLKDIHLKLRVALNNGQVVDAIAFNAADKYCFDPMQDQVRLVYELDKNIFNGNVSLQMRILHLEQ, encoded by the coding sequence ATGTCAAAACCTGAAATCAAACAACGTCCATTTCTGGCACGTCCTGAAAATTTTCAGGGCGTACCGTCTTTTCTGGCTAATATTCTGGCACGTCGGGGTGTAGCGTCTGAACAGGAGCTCGAACTAAAACTAAAGCACCTGCTGGCTCCGACCATGCAAGGCTTGCCTGAAGCGATCCAAATAATAGACCGGGCCATTGATACCGGGCGGAAGATTGTAATTGTTGGTGATTATGATGCCGATGGCGCAACCAGTACTGCTCTTATGGTGCTGGCACTACGTGATATGGGCGCGGATGTGCATTATCTGGTGCCGGATCGTTTCAAGTATGGCTATGGTCTGACTCCGGCGATCGCAGATCTGGCCTTTGCCAAATTCACACCGGATTTACTGATTACCGTAGATAACGGCATTTCTAGCCATGCGGGAGTGAAGCAGGCCCAAGCGCATGGCATGCAGGTCATCATTACCGATCACCATTTAACGACCAAGCCGACACCGCCTGCAGAAGCGGTGGTTAATCCCAACCAGTTGGGCTGTAATTTTCCGAGTAAGGCACTGGCAGGGGTGGGGGTGGCATTTTATGTGCTGGCCAATCTTTCTACCCAGCGTAAGAAGTCAGGTAAATCTTCTACTGTTATTACCCATTATCTGGATCTGGTTGCGCTGGGCACCTATGCCGATGTGGCAAACTTAGACTATAACAATCGGATTTTAATCGATGCCGGCCTGAAGCGTATTCAACAGCAGCTGTGTCGCCCGGGAATCAGTGCCTTGCTCGAAATCTCTGGCCGCGATGCAGCAACTTTAAAAGCACAGGATCTGGGCTTTGTGCTGGGACCGCGGATTAATGCCGCAGGTCGTATGGAAACCATGGACATCGGAATAGAATGTCTTATCGCATCTGATTTCGCGAGGGCCTATCCTTTGGCGGAGCAGTTGAATCAGCTCAATCTGGAACGGCGTCAGGTAGAAGGCAAAATTAAGCAGGAAGCGCTGGTTGAGCTGGAAAAAATCCAGCTAGATGCAACCGAACTGCCTGCAGCCTTAATCATGTTTGAAGAACACTGGCATCAGGGCGTGATTGGAATTGTGGCAGGCCGTTTAAAAGAACAGTTCCACAGGCCAAGTATCGTGTTTGCTGCCGACGATGACGGCATTCATATCAAGGGTTCAGCACGCTCGATTGAAGGCATTCATATCCGCGACATGATTGAACGGGTGGCTGAACAGTATCCGCATCTGGTCAGCCATTTCGGTGGTCATGCCGCTGCGGCAGGTCTGACGATTCAAAAGCAGCATTTTGTTGAATTTAAACAGGTCTTTGAACAGTTGATTGCCAGTCAGGATGAAAGCCTGTTTACGGCGATACTCTGGACAGATGGTGAGTTGGCGTCGGCTGACTTCCACCTGCAAACGGTTGAACTGCTGGAGACGATTTCTCCTTGGGGACAAAAATTTCCGCCACCAGTATTTGATGGGGTCTTTAAGATCCTGGATTATCGCTGGCTCAAGGATATACATTTAAAACTGCGTGTGGCGTTGAACAATGGTCAGGTGGTCGATGCGATTGCCTTTAATGCTGCTGATAAATACTGTTTTGATCCGATGCAAGATCAAGTGCGTTTGGTGTACGAACTGGATAAAAATATCTTTAATGGTAATGTCAGTCTGCAAATGCGGATTCTGCACTTAGAGCAATAA
- a CDS encoding IS30 family transposase, protein MNYTHLTQEERYQISTLLREGFSKRYIAWRLNRSPSTISREIARNRARNGYFAQHANKLARRRHCPNPKRISREVWAQVMAYLELQWSPEQIASHVSVSLHSIYRFIQQDKSRGGVLFRNLRFRNQRKRKYGSIETRGQLTNRKSIHDRPAEIEQRSRFGDLEIDTIVGKNHQQSLVSIVDRKTGYLWLKKCSTRKAEEVCQATIRLLEPIKAHLKTITADNGKEFSLHEYAAQELDVDWYFADPYSAWQRGTNENTNGLIRQYIRKGSDLNDYTDAYIAEITQRLNHRPRKRLGFKSPSQVLWQQHGVALQMLI, encoded by the coding sequence ATGAACTATACTCATCTTACTCAAGAAGAAAGATATCAGATTTCTACATTGTTACGTGAAGGTTTTTCTAAGCGTTATATTGCTTGGAGGCTAAATCGCTCACCTTCCACTATTTCCAGAGAAATAGCACGCAATCGAGCAAGGAATGGTTACTTCGCTCAACATGCCAATAAATTAGCTCGCAGACGGCATTGTCCTAATCCTAAAAGAATCTCTCGAGAGGTTTGGGCACAAGTTATGGCTTACCTTGAACTTCAGTGGAGCCCCGAACAGATTGCTTCTCATGTTTCAGTCAGCCTGCATTCCATATACAGGTTTATACAGCAGGATAAAAGCAGAGGTGGTGTGCTCTTCCGCAACTTACGTTTCAGAAATCAAAGAAAGAGGAAATATGGCTCCATTGAGACTCGTGGCCAACTGACAAACCGCAAAAGCATTCACGATCGACCTGCTGAGATTGAGCAGCGCTCTCGCTTTGGTGATTTGGAAATAGATACGATAGTTGGCAAGAACCACCAACAATCCCTGGTTTCAATTGTAGATCGGAAGACAGGTTATCTTTGGCTGAAAAAGTGCAGTACGCGCAAGGCTGAGGAAGTTTGCCAGGCTACGATCAGATTATTGGAACCGATCAAAGCGCACCTAAAAACAATTACCGCGGACAATGGTAAGGAGTTCAGCCTGCATGAGTATGCTGCTCAGGAATTAGATGTCGACTGGTATTTCGCTGATCCCTATAGCGCCTGGCAGCGAGGAACAAATGAAAATACGAATGGATTGATCAGACAATATATTAGAAAAGGCAGTGACTTGAATGACTATACGGATGCATACATTGCAGAAATTACTCAGCGCTTGAATCATCGCCCAAGAAAAAGACTCGGCTTTAAAAGTCCGAGTCAGGTATTATGGCAACAACATGGTGTTGCACTTCAAATGCTAATCTAA
- a CDS encoding MBL fold metallo-hydrolase: MAFERTTSQVLFDNGIHKCISFTSLVKGEGVQANQFLILDNERAAVLDPGGDLTYVPLTMELNKYTRLTNLDYVMASHQDPDIITSMPRWLVYTDAKVVASKLWARFLPHLNSAFMSERMKGNWLDRLVELPDHGQVITLGQSKIVAIPAHFLHSVGNFQFYDPIAKILFSGDMGASMVEDASRPLENFAAHIPKMKAFHQRYMCNNKIIRLWVNMVRKMDVEMIVPQHGTPFVGKEQIKQFLDWIETLECGTDLMDETVFTCPE; this comes from the coding sequence ATGGCCTTCGAGCGCACCACATCGCAAGTCTTGTTTGATAATGGGATACATAAATGTATTAGTTTTACCAGTCTTGTTAAAGGCGAAGGTGTCCAGGCCAATCAATTTTTGATTTTGGACAATGAGCGCGCTGCCGTGCTGGATCCAGGCGGTGATTTAACTTATGTTCCGCTGACCATGGAGCTGAACAAATACACCCGTTTGACCAATCTGGATTATGTGATGGCCTCGCATCAGGACCCGGATATTATTACCTCCATGCCGCGCTGGCTGGTATATACCGATGCCAAAGTGGTGGCCTCTAAGCTTTGGGCGCGCTTTTTACCGCATCTGAACTCGGCCTTTATGAGTGAGCGAATGAAAGGCAACTGGCTGGATCGTCTGGTAGAACTGCCAGATCATGGTCAGGTGATTACGCTTGGCCAGTCGAAGATTGTGGCTATTCCTGCACATTTCTTGCATTCGGTTGGAAACTTCCAGTTCTATGATCCGATCGCAAAAATTTTATTCTCGGGAGATATGGGGGCCTCGATGGTGGAGGATGCATCTCGGCCGCTGGAAAATTTTGCCGCACATATTCCAAAGATGAAAGCTTTCCATCAGCGCTATATGTGTAATAACAAGATCATCCGTTTATGGGTGAATATGGTGCGCAAGATGGATGTGGAAATGATCGTACCGCAGCATGGCACACCATTTGTTGGAAAAGAGCAGATCAAGCAGTTCTTGGACTGGATTGAAACTCTGGAATGCGGCACGGACCTGATGGACGAGACTGTATTTACCTGTCCTGAATAG
- the guaB gene encoding IMP dehydrogenase translates to MLTIVQDALTFDDVLLLPAYSTVLPKDVSLKTRLTRGINLNIPLVSAAMDTVTESRMAIAMAQNGGIGILHKNMDIAVQAAEVRRVKKFEAGMVKDPITVTPETTVRELIALTQANNISGVPVVKNGKVVGIVTGRDTRFETNLEQPVSNIMTGQDRLVTVREGESKENIQALLQQHRIEKVLVVNEQQELKGLITVTDFRKAELYPNSCKDDLGHLRVGAAVGTGIETPSRVEALIEAGVDVIVVDTAHGHSAGVIERVRWVKANYPQVQVIGGNIATGDAALALLDAGADAVKVGIGPGSICTTRIVAGIGMPQISAIDSVASALKDQIPLIADGGIRFSGDMAKAIGAGASTIMVGSLMAGTEEAPGEVEFFQGRYYKAYRGMGSLGAMAGATGSADRYFQDAKAGAEKLVPEGIEGRVPYKGPMGNIVHQMMGGLRSSMGYTGSETIEDLRQNAKFVKITSAGMSESHVHDVTITKEAPNYRVG, encoded by the coding sequence ATGTTGACCATCGTTCAAGACGCGTTAACCTTCGATGATGTCCTATTACTCCCTGCCTACTCTACTGTCCTCCCAAAAGATGTCTCTCTAAAGACACGCCTGACTCGCGGCATTAACCTGAATATTCCTCTTGTGTCTGCAGCTATGGATACGGTGACTGAGTCACGTATGGCCATTGCTATGGCGCAGAATGGTGGTATCGGTATTCTGCACAAGAATATGGATATTGCTGTACAAGCAGCCGAAGTACGCCGTGTGAAGAAATTCGAAGCAGGCATGGTGAAAGACCCGATTACAGTTACCCCTGAAACGACAGTACGTGAGCTGATTGCCCTGACTCAGGCGAATAATATCAGTGGTGTGCCTGTTGTTAAAAATGGCAAAGTGGTCGGGATCGTTACAGGTCGTGATACACGCTTTGAGACGAATCTTGAACAGCCTGTCAGCAATATTATGACGGGTCAGGATCGTCTGGTTACGGTTCGAGAAGGTGAGTCCAAAGAAAATATTCAGGCTTTACTGCAACAGCATCGTATTGAAAAAGTCCTGGTGGTAAACGAACAGCAGGAATTAAAAGGCCTGATTACCGTTACAGATTTCCGTAAAGCCGAGCTTTATCCGAATAGCTGTAAAGATGATCTGGGTCATTTACGTGTCGGTGCAGCAGTGGGTACGGGGATCGAAACACCAAGCCGTGTGGAAGCCCTGATTGAAGCTGGCGTTGATGTGATTGTAGTAGATACGGCACATGGTCACTCTGCAGGTGTAATTGAGCGTGTACGCTGGGTGAAAGCCAACTATCCACAAGTTCAGGTCATTGGCGGTAACATCGCAACAGGTGATGCGGCACTGGCCCTTCTGGATGCGGGTGCGGATGCTGTGAAGGTCGGTATTGGCCCAGGTTCAATCTGCACCACACGTATCGTTGCGGGTATTGGTATGCCACAAATCTCTGCGATTGATTCTGTGGCGAGTGCCTTGAAAGATCAGATTCCATTGATTGCAGATGGCGGCATCCGTTTCTCTGGTGATATGGCCAAAGCGATTGGTGCGGGTGCAAGTACAATCATGGTCGGTTCATTGATGGCGGGTACTGAAGAAGCTCCTGGCGAAGTTGAATTCTTCCAGGGCCGTTATTACAAGGCATACCGTGGTATGGGCTCACTGGGTGCAATGGCGGGTGCAACAGGTTCTGCTGACCGTTATTTCCAGGACGCTAAAGCTGGTGCCGAGAAACTGGTACCAGAAGGCATTGAAGGCCGTGTACCTTATAAAGGTCCAATGGGCAATATCGTACATCAGATGATGGGTGGTCTGCGTTCTTCAATGGGTTATACCGGTTCAGAAACGATTGAAGACCTGCGTCAAAATGCGAAGTTTGTGAAAATTACGTCTGCCGGCATGTCTGAGTCGCATGTGCATGATGTGACAATTACCAAAGAAGCACCAAACTACCGTGTAGGTTAA
- a CDS encoding putative porin yields MKKLAITSALLSVFAITGTAAHAYQAEIGASAGLIDPDHGGSSGSFGVDGTYYFNPVQTRNAPLAEAAFLDRASNVSAQYQYDEVGDSEAHRYGVGAEYFVPNSDFYLSGNINGHDLQDNDDLDNDLTTYAAEVGYLPAPGLLIAAGVKGWDNDDDDGVDPTLRAKYVTTLSNGKDINLEAGAAFGDLDEYNLAADYFIDKTMSVGVDYQNNDLMDQNEFGINARKFISQQVSLEGRVGFGEAGNNDYNKFGVAAKYRF; encoded by the coding sequence ATGAAAAAACTAGCAATCACTTCAGCACTACTTTCAGTATTCGCAATCACTGGTACAGCGGCTCATGCTTATCAGGCAGAAATTGGTGCATCAGCAGGACTTATCGATCCTGATCATGGTGGCTCAAGCGGCTCTTTCGGTGTTGATGGTACCTATTACTTTAATCCGGTCCAAACACGTAATGCACCCTTAGCCGAAGCGGCTTTCCTTGATCGTGCCAGTAACGTCAGCGCTCAATATCAATATGATGAAGTGGGTGATTCTGAAGCGCATCGTTATGGCGTAGGAGCAGAATATTTTGTACCGAATTCAGACTTCTACCTGAGCGGTAACATCAATGGGCATGATCTTCAAGACAACGATGATTTGGATAATGATTTAACCACTTATGCTGCAGAAGTCGGTTATCTACCAGCACCTGGCCTGTTAATTGCTGCCGGTGTAAAAGGCTGGGACAATGATGATGATGACGGCGTAGATCCAACATTACGTGCAAAATATGTTACTACGCTCAGCAATGGTAAAGATATTAATCTAGAAGCGGGTGCAGCTTTTGGTGATCTGGATGAATACAATCTGGCAGCAGATTACTTTATTGATAAAACCATGAGCGTGGGTGTTGATTATCAGAATAATGATCTAATGGATCAAAATGAATTTGGTATCAATGCGCGTAAGTTCATTAGCCAGCAAGTCAGCCTGGAAGGTCGAGTGGGCTTTGGTGAAGCAGGAAATAACGACTACAACAAATTTGGTGTAGCAGCAAAATACCGCTTCTAA
- a CDS encoding YkgJ family cysteine cluster protein: protein MLSQVPTQDACLSCGACCAYFRVSFYWAEGIPMPEHYTEPVTAVYSCMAGTNQNNPRCIALEGTVGEQVSCGMYELRSSSCKEVQVADAQCNKARLAHNMIPFIQIGADEAENDDSFERVG, encoded by the coding sequence ATGTTATCTCAAGTTCCAACACAGGATGCATGTCTGAGCTGCGGCGCATGTTGCGCTTATTTCCGGGTTTCTTTTTATTGGGCAGAGGGGATTCCGATGCCGGAGCACTACACAGAACCGGTGACTGCAGTATATTCCTGTATGGCTGGAACCAATCAGAATAATCCGCGCTGCATTGCCCTTGAAGGCACGGTGGGTGAGCAGGTCAGCTGTGGCATGTATGAGCTGCGCAGTTCTTCCTGCAAAGAGGTACAAGTTGCTGATGCCCAGTGCAATAAGGCCCGTCTGGCACACAATATGATTCCCTTTATCCAGATTGGGGCAGATGAAGCAGAAAATGACGACAGTTTCGAGCGCGTTGGCTAA
- a CDS encoding TMEM165/GDT1 family protein produces the protein MYEFLLSTVIVALAEMGDKTQLLALLLAARFRKPAPILLAILLATLINHGLSAVLGQWVTTVIGPEILLWIVSIGFIAMAVWMLIPDELGDENDSINKWQKFGVFGATFVLFFLAEIGDKTQIATVALAARFDSVFWVMLGTTLGMMLANAPAVFIGDKLAHKLPIELIHKIGAAIFLVIGVGTLVQHYFF, from the coding sequence ATGTACGAATTCCTGCTTTCGACTGTTATTGTTGCCTTGGCCGAAATGGGCGATAAGACCCAGCTGCTTGCACTACTTCTTGCTGCACGTTTTCGAAAACCCGCTCCCATCCTGCTTGCCATTTTATTGGCGACCCTCATTAATCACGGCCTGTCTGCTGTGCTGGGGCAATGGGTCACCACAGTCATCGGACCTGAAATCCTGTTATGGATTGTTTCGATCGGCTTTATTGCGATGGCTGTCTGGATGCTTATTCCCGATGAGTTGGGAGATGAAAACGACAGTATCAATAAATGGCAAAAATTTGGCGTTTTTGGGGCAACTTTTGTTTTATTTTTTCTGGCAGAAATTGGAGATAAAACCCAGATTGCGACTGTTGCATTGGCAGCACGTTTCGATAGTGTTTTCTGGGTCATGCTGGGCACTACTTTAGGCATGATGCTGGCCAATGCACCGGCTGTTTTTATTGGAGACAAGCTGGCACATAAATTACCAATTGAATTGATTCATAAAATTGGCGCGGCGATTTTTCTGGTTATCGGGGTGGGCACACTGGTCCAGCATTATTTTTTCTAG
- the glmM gene encoding phosphoglucosamine mutase: protein MSYFGTDGIRGKFGELPITPEFALKLGFAAGKVLKRYSQKNKPLVVLGKDTRLSGYILESALQAGLNAAGVYVHLLGPLPTPAIAHLTRALHASLGIVISASHNPYFDNGIKFFSGEGKKLPDCLQDEINQELEKELAIEDNANLGKSVRVKDANGRYIEFCKSTFPYHLHLNELKIVVDCANGAAYNVGPAVFRELGASVIAIHNTPTGLNINADCGSTHPESLQQAVVEHQADLGIAFDGDADRVILVDQQGNLIDGDHILYILATQASKKPAGIVGTLMSNMALELALEKANIPFLRAKVGDRYVLQGLEENGWSIGGEPSGHILTLDKSTTGDAIIAALQVLTVMVEQKKALHELVADFQLLPNVLVNVRLQAMFDPYAVPELAAEFAKAEEQLKGRGRLLIRKSGTEPVIRVMVEGENLEEVNTLAHSLADAVRQHAA, encoded by the coding sequence ATGAGTTATTTTGGTACCGATGGTATTCGCGGAAAATTTGGTGAATTGCCCATTACTCCTGAGTTCGCCCTGAAACTGGGCTTTGCGGCAGGGAAAGTATTAAAGCGCTACAGCCAAAAAAACAAACCATTGGTGGTCCTGGGTAAAGATACACGTTTGTCTGGTTATATTCTGGAGTCAGCACTACAAGCCGGTCTAAATGCTGCTGGGGTCTACGTACATTTGCTCGGACCTTTGCCAACCCCTGCCATTGCCCATCTGACTCGTGCCCTGCACGCAAGTTTGGGGATTGTGATTTCCGCATCGCATAATCCCTATTTTGATAACGGTATTAAATTTTTCTCGGGTGAGGGGAAAAAACTGCCCGATTGCCTACAGGATGAAATTAATCAGGAGCTTGAAAAAGAGCTGGCAATTGAAGATAACGCCAACTTGGGTAAAAGTGTACGGGTCAAAGATGCCAATGGCCGTTATATCGAATTCTGTAAATCGACTTTTCCTTACCATCTGCATTTGAATGAACTAAAGATAGTGGTAGATTGCGCCAATGGCGCGGCCTACAACGTTGGACCAGCAGTGTTCCGTGAGCTGGGTGCAAGCGTGATTGCGATCCACAACACGCCTACTGGTCTGAATATTAATGCAGATTGTGGTTCTACCCATCCTGAAAGCCTGCAACAAGCAGTCGTGGAGCACCAGGCTGATCTGGGCATTGCCTTTGATGGTGACGCTGACCGAGTCATACTGGTGGATCAGCAAGGCAACTTGATTGATGGTGACCATATTCTGTATATCCTGGCGACTCAGGCATCGAAAAAACCGGCCGGGATCGTGGGTACACTCATGAGCAATATGGCGCTGGAACTGGCTCTGGAAAAAGCCAATATTCCATTCTTGAGGGCCAAGGTCGGGGACCGTTATGTCCTGCAAGGTCTGGAAGAAAATGGCTGGTCTATTGGAGGCGAACCTTCAGGCCATATTCTGACTCTGGACAAGAGCACCACAGGCGATGCCATTATTGCTGCCTTGCAAGTTCTGACCGTCATGGTCGAGCAGAAAAAAGCCTTGCATGAACTGGTGGCTGATTTTCAACTGTTGCCAAATGTCCTGGTCAATGTGCGTTTACAGGCGATGTTCGACCCCTATGCGGTCCCTGAACTGGCCGCTGAATTTGCCAAAGCTGAAGAACAGCTGAAAGGCCGTGGACGCTTGCTGATTCGTAAATCCGGTACAGAACCTGTGATCCGGGTGATGGTCGAAGGCGAGAACCTGGAAGAAGTAAATACTTTGGCTCATTCGCTGGCAGATGCTGTACGTCAGCATGCAGCTTAA
- a CDS encoding putative porin, with the protein MLKKLTLATALIASLGTAHAYQAEVGGTIALVDPDNGDTSTGFAIDGTYYFNPVQVKNSPLNEAAFLNRASNINAAVSYIDYDLFDVTTFNVGVEYFVPNSDFYVSGNIGQSSTDTPIGDDDTTLYSAELGYLPVPGLLVAVGLAGYDNDAGDDVDPTLRAKYVTQVGQYDMNFEGGASFGDLDAYNLGADLYLDKTFSVGLGFSDSDLENSDVFTIRAKKFFTQQVSLEGSIDFADEGNIFGVRGAYRF; encoded by the coding sequence ATGCTTAAGAAACTTACTCTTGCTACAGCACTTATTGCTAGCCTAGGAACCGCTCACGCTTATCAAGCTGAAGTGGGAGGTACTATTGCTCTTGTTGATCCAGATAATGGAGATACTTCTACTGGTTTTGCAATTGATGGGACTTACTACTTCAATCCAGTTCAAGTTAAAAATTCGCCTCTTAATGAAGCAGCATTTTTAAATCGTGCAAGCAATATCAATGCAGCAGTTTCTTATATTGATTACGATTTATTTGATGTCACTACATTTAATGTAGGTGTTGAATATTTTGTTCCAAATTCAGATTTTTATGTAAGTGGTAACATTGGTCAATCATCTACTGATACGCCAATTGGTGATGATGATACAACTCTGTACTCAGCAGAACTAGGTTATTTACCTGTTCCTGGTCTATTGGTTGCGGTTGGCTTGGCAGGTTATGACAATGATGCAGGCGATGATGTCGATCCAACTTTACGTGCAAAATACGTAACACAAGTGGGTCAATACGATATGAACTTTGAAGGTGGCGCAAGCTTCGGTGATCTAGATGCGTATAACCTAGGCGCGGACTTATACCTCGACAAAACTTTCAGTGTTGGTCTAGGATTCTCCGATTCTGACCTAGAAAATAGTGATGTATTTACTATTCGTGCGAAGAAATTCTTTACTCAACAAGTTAGTCTAGAAGGTTCAATTGATTTTGCTGATGAAGGCAATATCTTTGGCGTACGTGGTGCCTACCGCTTCTAA
- the pdxH gene encoding pyridoxamine 5'-phosphate oxidase, with protein MTDVIKDLSELRLNYQKGELYEDLVNPNPHLQFLQWFNHALEAHLHEPYAMSLATASAQGRPHVRTVLLRGATEAGYDFYTNYDSQKGLDLAENPYAELLFYWQEQERQIRISGRVLKIAEEESTDYYHKRPRDSQIAAHVSTPQSGAIANRETLQQRFWDLHDQLANQEQLDKPAFWGGYRVQPDYYEFWQGRPNRLHDRLSYTQTEEGWTLQRLMP; from the coding sequence ATGACTGATGTAATCAAAGATCTCAGTGAACTGCGTCTGAATTATCAAAAGGGTGAATTGTACGAAGACCTCGTCAATCCAAATCCGCATCTGCAGTTTTTGCAATGGTTCAACCACGCTCTGGAAGCGCATTTGCATGAACCCTATGCGATGTCGCTTGCTACGGCAAGTGCACAGGGTCGCCCTCATGTACGTACGGTGTTGCTACGTGGTGCAACTGAGGCTGGTTATGACTTCTATACCAATTATGACAGTCAAAAAGGCCTAGATCTGGCAGAAAATCCGTATGCCGAATTATTGTTTTACTGGCAGGAGCAGGAGCGTCAGATTCGGATTTCTGGCCGTGTGTTGAAAATTGCCGAAGAAGAGTCTACGGATTATTATCATAAACGTCCGCGTGATAGTCAGATCGCTGCGCATGTCAGTACGCCGCAAAGTGGCGCGATTGCCAACCGGGAAACATTACAGCAACGTTTCTGGGATCTGCACGATCAGCTGGCAAATCAGGAACAGCTGGATAAGCCGGCATTTTGGGGCGGATATCGTGTGCAACCCGATTATTATGAGTTCTGGCAGGGCCGGCCCAACCGTTTGCATGACCGCCTCAGTTATACTCAAACCGAGGAAGGCTGGACTTTACAGCGTTTAATGCCTTGA